From a single Silene latifolia isolate original U9 population chromosome 6, ASM4854445v1, whole genome shotgun sequence genomic region:
- the LOC141586568 gene encoding putative cinnamyl alcohol dehydrogenase 6 isoform X2 — protein sequence MTQTTPKHTQIVPGWAAHDTTGKITPYVFKRRENGVNDVTIKVLYCGMCHTDLHQIRNDWGITMYPVVPGHEITGLITKVGQNVTKLKEGDRVGVGYLAASCLDCEFCKDDQENYCDQLQCTCNGIFWDGSITYGGYSNILVADHRYVVRVPENLPMDAAAPLLCAGITVYSPMKDNNLLEESTSPKKVGIVGLGGLGHVAVKLAKAFGHHVTVISTSPSKEVEAKQRLVADDFVVSTDASQMKAKQRSLDFILDTVSAYHSLGPTLELLKVNGVLVIVGAPDKPMALPSFPLIFGKRMVKGSVAGGMKETQEMMDVCGKYNITCDIELVTPDQINDALNRLSKNDVRYRFVIDIAGNKNENGNGFDNENGNENGNGTTQQQ from the exons ATGACTCAAACAACTCCGAAGCATACACAAATAGTGCCGGGATGGGCAGCTCATGATACAACCGGAAAGATCACTCCATACGTCTTTAAAAGAAG AGAAAATGGAGTTAACGACGTGACGATCAAAGTATTGTATTGTGGAATGTGCCATACTGATCTACATCAGATTAGAAATGATTGGGGTATCACTATGTACCCTGTTGTTCCAGG GCACGAGATAACGGGGTTAATAACGAAAGTTGGACAAAATGTGACAAAATTAAAAGAAGGGGACAGAGTAGGTGTCGGATATTTGGCGGCGTCATGCTTAGATTGTGAATTTTGCAAAGATGATCAGGAAAATTACTGTGATCAACTTCAGTGTACTTGCAATGGTATTTTCTGGGATGGTAGTATTACTTACGGTGGTTACTCTAACATACTCGTCGCTGATCATAG GTACGTTGTACGTGTACCGGAGAATTTACCAATGGATGCAGCAGCACCACTGTTATGTGCCGGGATAACAGTGTACAGCCCAATGAAGGACAACAACTTGCTTGAGGAATCAACGAGTCCAAAGAAAGTCGGGATAGTTGGGCTAGGTGGTCTGGGTCATGTCGCGGTTAAGCTTGCCAAGGCATTTGGTCACCATGTCACCGTCATTAGTACCTCTCCTTCTAAGGAGGTTGAGGCTAAACAACGTCTTGTTGCTGATGATTTTGTTGTTAGCACTGATGCCTCTCAAATGAAG GCGAAACAAAGGAGCCTAGATTTCATACTGGACACGGTATCGGCTTATCACTCTCTTGGGCCAACTTTAGAGCTGTTGAAAGTAAATGGAGTTCTTGTTATTGTTGGGGCTCCTGACAAGCCCATGGCTTTGCCCTCTTTCCCTCTGATTTTCG GAAAAAGAATGGTAAAAGGGAGCGTGGCGGGTGGAATGAAAGAAACGCAGGAAATGATGGACGTATGCGGGAAATACAACATAACTTGTGACATAGAACTTGTTACACCCGACCAAATTAACGACGCTTTGAACCGTCTTTCTAAAAATGATGTCCGCTATCGATTTGTCATTGATATTGCTG
- the LOC141587905 gene encoding uncharacterized protein LOC141587905: protein MPQNEVNSALNVNDPYYIHNSEITGTKLMNNLFDGTGFGNWKRGMLIALSAKNKVGFIDRSIPQPVDNAPTANNWRRCNNIVFSWILNSLSPEIADSVLHSNSAQEAWQELEDRFGQSNGVQLYGIQKNLSDFSQGNDSSVTYFTKIKYTWDELADMGMNLKCFCTCNCGAKVKQDKFQEDQRVIQFLIGLNDSYKVIRGTVLMQNPLPKMAIVYNNLPQEERQREIQTSVHVQINSAALYARNNNTTSAKNNN from the coding sequence ATGCCTCAAAACGAAGTTAACTCTGCTCTCAATGTCAATGATCCTTATTATATCCACAACTCAGAAATCACTGGTACTAAACTCATGAATAATCTTTTTGACGGAACTGGTTTTGGTAATTGGAAACGGGGTATGCTCATTGCTTTGTCAGCCAAGAACAAGGTTGGCTTTATCGATAGAAGTATCCCTCAACCTGTTGATAATGCTCCCACTGCCAATAATTGGCGTCGTTGCAACAATATTGTCTTTTCTTGGATTCTTAATTCTTTATCTCCAGAAATTGCTGATTCAGTTCTCCACAGCAACTCTGCTCAAGAAGCTTGGCAGGAATTGGAAGATCGTTTTGGTCAATCTAATGGAGTACAATTATATGGTATTCAAAAGAATCTAAGTGATTTCTCCCAAGGTAATGATAGCAGTGTTACATATTTTACTAAGATCAAATATACATGGGATGAACTTGCTGATATGGGTATGAATCTCAAGTGTTTTTGCACATGTAATTGTGGTGCAAAGGTGAAACAGGATAAGTTTCAAGAAGATCAGCGTGTAATACAATTCCTCATAGGTTTGAATGACTCCTACAAGGTGATCAGGGGAACAGTTTTGATGCAAAATCCCTTGCCAAAAATGGCCATTGTTTACAATAACTTGCCGCAGGAAGAACGACAAAGGGAAATTCAAACTTCAGTACATGTACAAATTAATTCAGCTGCACTGTATGCAAGGAACAACAACACGACTTCTGCCAAGAACAACAACTGA